The window ACGCGACCTATACTGGACATATCAAAATAATCTCCAGCTTTAAACACACGGGTATATGCGGCAAGATGATCGCCTTCATAACCTAAAACATGCATTGCTTTTTGATCTTTTCCATCAATATCCTGATATACACAATCTTGTTCCACAACGAAAACTTCACTGCGCAACTGGAGTAGAAAATACAATTGAGAAGTGGTAAGCTCGTCAAATTTTTTAAGAATTATATCCATAGATTAGAAGCGTTTTGGAACGTTTTTAGGCTGTGGTGGTTTGATGCCTATACGTATATCAGTGATGATTTTCTCTAGCATATTACCAAAATCTTCTTCTCCCTTGGCCATCAATTCTTGACGCACACGATCTAGATCTTCTAGAGTTTCTTCTTTCTCATCCTCATCATACAACTCCAACTCCCGCCAGATTTCCATGAGTTTTTTCTCAGGATGCACTGCAGTACGCAGCTGGTGAATGATAATAGAAGCTTCTTTTTTCATAATAGTTCTTATCGAGAATCAGTCGGTAGTGGGTGTTACCGCTTACGATACTCTAGGGATTTCAAATTGTCCTGTAAAAGGGTTTCCTTTTCACTCTTATAGCAAGTTAACCTAGTAACGACTCCGTCAAGCTGAGTCAAACTCAAATTTTTATACGCTGGCGACTTTATTTTCTTATTCCATTTGTCACCCACAATGGTATCTAGAGAAATCCTCCAATAACAATGGTTATCAAATGATAATTTGGGGTAGATTTTTGGAAGCTCATTACCTAATTCAAAGTAACGACGTTCTAAATCATCCCGTTCCACAGGTTATGAACAGCTTATTTTTTTCACTCGTCCCTCATGTCTACCGCCTTCAAATGGAGTTTGAATGAAAGTTTCTACCATAGCCACTGCCTGCGGTATAGATGTGAATCGTGCAGGTATACATAGAATGTTAGCATCATTATGTTGACGCGCTAGTCCTGCAATTTCTTTAGTCCAGCAAACTGCACCGCGTACCTGTTCGTACTTATTAACAGTCATGGAAACACCTTGTGCACTGCCGCAAATAACTATAGCTAGGTCTGCTTTGCCTTTCACTATATCTTGCGCTACAGGATGTGCGAAATCTGGATAATCCACACTGTTTTCTGTATCTGTACCGTGATTAGTGATTTGGTGTCCTTGATCTTCTAAAAATTTGACAATAGCAAACTTATAATCTGGACCTGCGTGATCATTACCTATAGATATGTTCATTTCTCTGGTTTTGTTTACAAAAATACACTTAGTAAAGCGATCCTCTAGTTATTAACAACATCACTTTTTGAAGTTAGGATAAGCGTGTTATAGTTTGTTAAGAACATCTTAAAGAAAGTTCTAGGAATATTCGATTTAAAAAGCATATGGAAATTAAGAACTAAAGAACCTAAATATAACTCAGCGATTTTCTAGCGAGTTTTCAGAAGCCAAGTGACAGTAATTAACAATGAAATTGATACCCACTTTTAAACATTATCCTGTGAAGACTGTTTATTGACAATTGTGTCTAGAATATCTTAAGTATTTATAAATGAATATTCTAAGTATAATATAAGATGTGTATAACCTATAATAAGTTGAGATAAGTGACAATAACTAACTCTGGTTTGTTTTAATATACCGCTATGCACACTACATCATCATCATCATTATTTTTTTAATTAATTAGAAAAAGAACATATGATATATATAACTGTTGATAACAGAAATAAAATTTAAAAGATTCGAATAGAAAAATCATCCAGTGTTTGCTGGATAAAGCTAAGCTTTAAAAAAGATAGGATTATTAAAGGAGTCTAAGGCTCCAATAGTAGAAAGCGCATACACCTAAGAGAAGTATCCCCACAAAACATAGTATCACTACATTCGAGACGGTAAAAGG of the Nonlabens marinus S1-08 genome contains:
- the rpiB gene encoding ribose 5-phosphate isomerase B, with protein sequence MNISIGNDHAGPDYKFAIVKFLEDQGHQITNHGTDTENSVDYPDFAHPVAQDIVKGKADLAIVICGSAQGVSMTVNKYEQVRGAVCWTKEIAGLARQHNDANILCIPARFTSIPQAVAMVETFIQTPFEGGRHEGRVKKISCS
- a CDS encoding GNAT family N-acetyltransferase; translation: MDIILKKFDELTTSQLYFLLQLRSEVFVVEQDCVYQDIDGKDQKAMHVLGYEGDHLAAYTRVFKAGDYFDMSSIGRVVVSPKSRRKDYGKQIMEASMKFAFAKAKRPIKISAQCYLKKFYNDLGFVETGKEYLEDGIPHMEMIAECR